In a genomic window of Gemmatimonadales bacterium:
- a CDS encoding T9SS type A sorting domain-containing protein, whose protein sequence is TNSLEITSNTKVLRFVNLPAQANIRIYSASGILVNIVSHNDPGGGGEATWNLRNRNNQFVASGVYFYHVETPDGREKIGRFTVVNFAQ, encoded by the coding sequence CACGAACTCGCTCGAGATCACCTCGAACACCAAGGTGCTCCGATTCGTGAACCTGCCGGCCCAGGCGAACATCCGGATCTACAGCGCGAGCGGGATCCTGGTGAATATCGTGAGCCACAACGATCCGGGCGGCGGCGGCGAGGCGACTTGGAACCTGCGCAACCGTAACAACCAGTTCGTCGCCAGCGGCGTGTACTTCTATCACGTCGAGACGCCGGACGGCCGAGAGAAGATCGGTCGCTTCACCGTCGTGAACTTTGCCCAATAG
- a CDS encoding PorV/PorQ family protein, giving the protein MRNFSVVIGAAVVIAAMASSTGALAQGPVRQIPSDNTAYGTTAAEFLLFPAGARGAALGGSFAALTSDVSAVFFNPAGLAGMERPTAMGSSMNYLAGTRYGAIAIGFPMSGGSRALGLSIANFGFGDQPVYTAEDPQGDNGEVYSVNQTVLGLSYATRFSDRFSAGITAKFINDQLGRTTGQAGAVDFGTTFQAQVSGRPIRASFVIQNLGTTLQHSGNVLDVTVLRPPPQGQQPVQQEPALGSLKSKAWGLPVMFRVAVSYDVFSTSGSRFTALSEFLQPNNSEPGFNVAGEYNVGMGRSGFSVAGRAGFTYQPDNNLDPAGASSADYAGFASNVSGEGMDGFSAGGGIKYSRPGFGVGFDYAYRSLGVLGGVNMVTIALSW; this is encoded by the coding sequence ATGCGCAACTTTTCTGTCGTGATCGGCGCCGCAGTGGTCATCGCCGCGATGGCGTCCAGCACGGGCGCGCTGGCCCAGGGGCCGGTGCGGCAAATCCCTTCGGACAACACGGCTTACGGCACCACCGCCGCGGAATTCCTGCTGTTCCCGGCCGGCGCCCGCGGAGCGGCGCTCGGCGGGAGCTTCGCCGCCCTGACGTCCGATGTCTCCGCGGTCTTCTTCAACCCCGCCGGGCTGGCAGGGATGGAGCGTCCGACGGCGATGGGCTCCAGCATGAACTATCTGGCCGGCACGCGCTATGGAGCCATCGCGATTGGCTTCCCGATGTCGGGCGGCTCTCGGGCGCTGGGCCTGTCCATCGCCAACTTCGGATTCGGCGACCAGCCGGTCTACACCGCCGAGGATCCTCAGGGAGACAACGGCGAGGTGTACTCGGTCAACCAAACGGTGCTGGGCCTCAGTTACGCGACGCGGTTCTCCGACCGGTTCTCGGCGGGCATAACCGCCAAGTTCATCAACGACCAGCTGGGCAGGACCACGGGGCAGGCGGGGGCGGTGGACTTCGGCACGACGTTCCAGGCGCAGGTGAGCGGGCGGCCGATCCGGGCATCGTTCGTCATCCAGAACCTGGGCACGACCCTGCAGCACTCCGGCAATGTGCTGGACGTCACGGTGCTCCGCCCGCCGCCGCAGGGCCAGCAGCCGGTGCAGCAGGAGCCGGCATTGGGCTCGCTCAAGTCGAAGGCATGGGGTCTGCCGGTGATGTTCCGCGTCGCCGTGAGCTACGACGTCTTCTCGACCTCCGGGAGCCGCTTCACGGCGCTCAGCGAGTTCCTGCAGCCCAACAACTCGGAGCCCGGGTTCAACGTGGCCGGTGAGTACAACGTGGGGATGGGTCGCTCGGGCTTCTCGGTGGCGGGGCGCGCCGGCTTCACCTACCAGCCCGACAACAACCTGGATCCGGCCGGCGCAAGCAGCGCGGACTACGCCGGCTTCGCCAGCAACGTGAGCGGCGAGGGAATGGACGGGTTCTCGGCGGGCGGCGGCATCAAGTACAGCCGGCCGGGGTTCGGCGTCGGGTTCGACTACGCCTACCGCAGTCTCGGCGTGCTCGGCGGCGTCAACATGGTTACGATCGCCCTCAGCTGGTAG